GGACAAGATCGATCCGGTCCGCTCTAAATTTGGAAAAATTGAGAAAGAGGAAGTGTCACTTTCCGATAAGATGTCGTATGTGGAAGAGTACAGCATGCATCACGGACATTTCTCATTCCGGAGCCTTTTAGAAGCGCAGTCCGGGAAAATGGAAGTGGTTGTGACATTTCTTGCAATATTAGAACTGATGAAAATGGGAAAGATAGTTGTTTCGCAGGAATACACATTCGATGATATAAAAATTGAATCAAAAATTGCTGCGTAGCTGCAGAGCAAAATGGGGACTGGCATGGAAGAAAAGAAATATGAAGCAATCGTTGAGGCAATCCTGTTTACGATGGGAGAGTCAGTGGAATTGGAACGCATAGCAAAAACACTCGAACTTGATACAGAACAGACAAAAAAGATCGTGGAAAATCTGATGAAACGCTACGAAAATGACAGTATCGGGATCAAGATCATGGAACTTGACGGTTCTTACCAGATGTGTACAAAAGGAGAAATGTATGAATATCTGGTAAAAATTGCCAAACAGCCGAAAAAGCATGTGTTGACCGATGTTTTACTTGAGACGCTGTCGATCATCGCCTACAAACAGCCGATCACAAAAGCAGAAATTGAAAAGATAAGAGGGGTTTCCTGCGACCATGCAGTAAATAAACTGGTAGAGTATAATCTGGTATGTGAATTGGGAAGACTTGACGCACCGGGCCGTCCGTTGCTTTTTGGAACGACAGAAGAGTTCTTAAGGAGCTTTGGTGTACATTCGATAGATGAACTCCCTGTGCCAAGTCCGGTCCAGGTTGAGGAATTTAAACAGGAAGCAGAAGCGGAAATGCATATGAAACTGGATATCTGATCCGGTTTTATATGTATTTTTTTGATGTAAATGCACATGTTTTTGATGTTGTGTACATAAGGATTGATGAAATACTTTTTTGGAGTTTTGCATATGTGGAAAAAGCTGCTGGCGTGGATACTTATTACTGTAATTTTAATTGTAAACGGTATACAGGTGGTGGAAGCTTTTGAACAAAGTGGGAATGTGCAGATGGAGAAAATAATGGGAGAGCCGGAACAGAATTCTTTGTATGCAAGGTCGGCAGTGCTCATGGACGCGGATTCCGGACGTATCCTGTATGAAAAAAACGGACATCAGGCGATGGCAAATGCGAGTACAACAAAAATTCTTACCTGTATCATTGCACTTGAGAATTGTGAGTTAGACAGTGAAGTGACTGTGAGTGCACTTGCGGCTTCACAGCCGAAAGTACATCTTGGTATGAGGGAAGGACAGCGTTTTTATCTGAAGGATCTGCTGTACGGACTGATGTTAGAATCTTATAATGACTGTGCAGTGGCAATCGCTGAACATATCGCAGGCACAACGGCTGATTTTGCAGCAATGATGAACGATAAAGCAAAAGAGATCGGCTGTGAGGACAGCTATTTTATTACGCCAAACGGACTGGATGCAAAAGATGAAGGCGGTTTTCACCATACGACAGCGGCGGATCTTTCGCTGATTATGCGGTATTGTATCAAAGGTTCTAAGATGGCGGGACAGTTTCTTACGATCACACAGGAAGGGCAATATCAGTTTCATGATATGGATGGGAAAAACAGTTATACCTGTTACAATCATAATGCGTTTTTGCAGATGATGGATGGGGCATTGTCCGGTAAAACCGGATTTACCGGTAATGCGGGATACTGTTATATAGGCGCATTACAGCGTGATGACAGGACTTTTATTGTAGCACTGCTTGCCTGCGGGTGGCCGAACAATAAAACATATAAGTGGGCAGATGCGAAGAAACTTATGCAGTATGGAATTACAATGTTTAAAAAAATAAAACTGGATGAGATTGAGCTGAACACAAAAGAATCTGCTGCTGTAGAGGTGAAAGGCGGGCAGAGTAAAAAGATCGGTGGAGAGGTAAGAACAGAATTGGAAATATCGCCGATAGAAGGACTGACAGAACTGCTGATTGGAAATGAACAGGAAATACAGGTAAAGTATGAAGTGACACCAAAACTTTATGCGCCGGTAATGAATGGGGATTTTGCAGGAGAAATTACATATCTGCTTGGGGATGAGATTCTGGCAAAACGTACAGTTACGGTAAAGGAGACGGTAAAAAAAATAGATTTTTGCTGGTGCATAAAAAAAGCAGCCGAATTATTTCCGCTGTAAATGCTCAAAACACTATGTATGTGAAAAAAAACTGTCAAAAAATTAACAATTCACTTGAAAATTTGTCGCCGACCATCTATAATTTATCCTAGCGGAATTTGTTATATTTTTACATTATTCACTATGTACCATGTCAAAAGATGTGGTAACAAACTTTATAGATGGAGGGCAAAAAGGATGAATAGTAGTAATGATAGCTTGGCAATGCAGCGTATTACCAAGTTAGTCGATGAGAACAGTTTCATGGAAATCGGTTCTCTCGTAACCGCAAGAAATACAGACTTTAATCTTGCAGACACAGATACACCGTCCGATGGTGTAATTACCGGACACGGTCTGGTAGATGGTAATCTGGTATTTGTATACAGCCAGAATGCAGCCGTATTAAACGGTACTATCGGAGAGATGCATGCAAAGAAGATTGCAGCCGTATATGATATGGCAATGAAAATGGGAGCACCGGTGATCGGATTTATCGATTGCGCCGGAATGCGTTTACAGGAATCTGTTGATGCATTAAACGGATTTGGTGAGATCTACGCAAAGGAGGTCGCAGCATCCGGCGTTGTTCCACAGATTTCCGCTATTTTCGGAAGCTGTGGCGGTGGACTTGCAGTAGTACCTGCATTATCTGATTTTGCATTTATGGAGAGCAAAGGAAAAATGTTCATCAACTCCCCGAATGCGATCGATGGCAACCGTATTGAAAAATGCGATACATCCTCAGCAGAGTTCCAGAGTGAGAAGAATGGCTGCATCGATGCAGTTGGAACAGAGGATGAGATCATTGCACAGATTCGTGAGTTAGTAAGCATTCTTCCTTTAAATAACGAGGGAGATGTGTATACATCTGAATGTGAGGATGATTTAAACCGTGCATGTGAGAACATGGCAGCTATGAAAGGTGATCCGAGATATTTACTCAGCGAGATCTCTGACGGACATGTTTTCTTTGAGACAAAGAAAAACTACGCAAAAGACATGGTAACCGGATTTATCCAGTTAAACGGAATGACAGTCGGCGCAGTTGCAAACTGTTCAGAAGTTTATGATGAAGAAGGCAAAAAAGCAGAAGAGTTCTCCGGAGCTTTAACAGCAAGAGGATGCAACAAGGCAGCAGAGTTCGTTAATTTCTGTGATGCATTTGAGATCCCTGTATTGTCTTTAACAAATGTAAAAGGATATGCAGCTACTGTATGTGCAGAAAAAGGACTTGCAAAAGCACTTGCACGTATGACTATGGCGTTTGCTGATGCAACCTGCCCGAAAGTTAACGTAATTACCGGAAATGCAATCGGAAGTGCTTATGTGACAATGAACTCCAAAGCAATCGGAGCAGATTTTACATATGCATGGACAGATGCAAAGATCGGTATGATGGATGGAGATCTTGCAGCTAAGATCATGTACGCAGATGCATCTGCAGACGAACTTGCAGCAAAAGCAAAAGAATATGATGCATTACAGTCTAGTGTCATGACTGCAGCAAGACGCGGTTATGTAGATCTTATTTTAGATCCGACAGACACCAGAAAGTACCTTGTAGATGCATTTGAATTATTATATACAAAATGTGCAGGTGTACCGGACAAGAAACATGGAACAAAATAGAAAGGTGAAGTTATGAAGAAAAAATTATCTCTTATGCTTTGTCTTTGCTTTATGGTTCTGGCAATGACAGCATGTGGAACGGATCCTAAGAGCGTTGATTATTTTGGTATGAGCTATTCTGATATTCAGGATAACATGGAGCAGACAGTATCTGCGCTTGTTTCATTTTCAGATGAAGATATACAAAGCGGTGCAGAATATTATGATTCCAACGGAATGGCTGCGTTTGCCCATTTACTGACATCCTGGGGTGAAACAGTTCCGGATTTAGGTTCATATCAGGGACTTGGAGAGCTTACTGTGACGAAAGCACAGAAAACCGTGACTGCAGATCAGGTTTTACATTTCTCAGACAGAGATGTAGTTGTTTCATATGTATATGAATATAATTACGAAACAGAATCACCGGAACTTACAGATGCCAGTGCAGATCTTGTGTATTCACTTGGTGAGAAAATGGAAAAAGCCGGCATGAATACATTGATGGGAATGGGAACCGTATTCGTAGTTCTTATCCTGATCAGTCTGATCATCAGCTGCTTTAAAGTAATTCCGTATTTACAGAACAAAAAAGCAAATGCTGGTGCAAAGAAAGAAGTGGCAGATCCTGTAGTAGACCAGATCGAACAGCGTGAGGAAGCAGCTTCTCTTACCGACGATTTAGAACTGGTTGCAGTTATTTCTGCAGCGATCGCAGCGGCAGAAGGAACGTCAGCAGATGGATTCGTAGTACGTTCTATTCATAGAAGATAGACGAAAAAAGACAAGTTATAAAATAGTATGTCGTTAAAAAAGTAATGATCACAGGAGGATGATTCAATGAAAAGCTATACAATTACCGTAAATGGAAATGTTTATGATGTTACTGTAGAAGAAAATGGTGCAGTAAGCGCACCGGCAGCAGCACCGAGACGTGCAGCAGCTCCGGCACCGGCAGCAGCTCCGAAGGCAGCAGCTCCGGCAGGTGGCGCAGGCAATGTTAAGATCGAAGCAGGTGCAGCAGGAAAAGTATTTAAGATCGAGTCTTCTGTAGGCGCATCTGTAAAGAAAGGTGACACAATCTTAGTTCTTGAAATCATGAAAATGGAGACACCGGTTGTTGCTACCGAAGATGGTACTGTAGCAAGCATCAACGTAAGCGTTGGTGATATGGTAGAAGCAGGTGCATTACTGGCAACTTTAAACAACTAATTTTAGGAGGATAACAATGAGTTATTTTACTGAGACAATGGGCAACCTCCTTCATCAGACTGCCTTTTTCAACCTGACATGGGGAAATTTCGTAATGATCTTTGTTGCATGTATTTTCCTGTATCTGGCTATTGCAAAAGGGTTTGAACCGTTGTTACTCGTTCCAATCGCATTTGGTATGCTTCTGGTAAATATTTATCCGGATATCTTTGCAACTCCGGAACAGATGAGTAACGGTGTCGGTGGTTTATTCCATTATTTTTATACCTTAGATGAATGGTCAATCCTGCCATCCCTTATTTTCCTTGGCGTTGGTGCGATGACCGATTTTGGACCTCTGATCGCAAACCCGATCAGCTTCCTTTTAGGAGCAGCAGCACAGTTTGGTATTTTCGGCGCATATTTCCTTGCAATCCTGATGGGATTCAATGATAAAGCAGCAGCAGCCGTTTCTATCATCGGTGGTGCAGATGGTCCTACTTCCATTTTCCTTGCAGGAAAACTTGGACAGTCCGGTCTTATGGGTCCGATCGCTGTAGCAGCATACTCTTACATGGCATTGGTGCCGATCATTCAGCCACCAATCATGAAGTTATTTACAACGAAAAAGGAACGTGCCATTAAGATGCAGAACTTACGTCCGGTATCCAAACTTGAGAAAATCTTATTCCCGATCGTGGTAACCGTTGTCGTATGTCTGATCCTTCCGACCACAGCTCCACTTGTTGGTATGTTAATGCTCGGTAACCTGTTCCGTGAGTGTGGTGTAGTTCGTCAGTTATCGGAGACAGCATCTAACGCATTAATGTACATCGTTGTTATTTTACTTGGTACATCTGTTGGTGCATCAACAAGTGCTGAGGCATTCTTAAATGCAACAACCTTAAAGATCGTTGCACTTGGACTCATCGCATTTATGTTTGGTACAGCAGCCGGAGTATTGTTCGGTAAATTACTTTGCTTCATTACAAAAGGCAAGATCAACCCGCTCATCGGTTCTGCTGGTGTATCTGCAGTTCCTATGGCTGCACGTGTATCACAGAAAGTTGGTGCAGAGGAAGATCCTACGAACTTTTTACTTATGCATGCAATGGGACCAAACGTTGCCGGTGTTATCGGTACAGCAGTAGCAGCCGGTGTATTCATGGCAATCTTTGGAATTTAATCAGACAGCGGAACAAAAACAGATTCGCTGTATAAGGAGGAAAAAATGGCTGAAGTTGTTAAAAAACCTTTAAAAATAACAGAGACAGTACTGCGTGATGCTCATCAGTCTCTGATCGCAACAAGAATGACAACAGAGCAGATGCTTCCAATCGTAGATAAAATGGACAAGGTTGGATTCTACGCTGTTGAGTGCTGGGGAGGCGCTACTTTCGACGCATCCCTTCGTTTCTTAAAAGAAGATCCATGGGATCGTCTTCGTAAATTAAGAGACGGATTCAAAAATACAAAATTACAGATGTTATTCCGTGGACAGAATATCTTAGGATACCGTCCGTATGCAGACGACGTGGTAGAGTATTTCGTACAGAAATCTATCGCAAACGGTATTGATATCATCCGTATTTTTGACTGTCTGAATGATCTTCGTAACCTTCAGACAGCAGTAAGCGCATGTAACAAAGAAAAAGGACATGCACAGGTTGCTTTATCTTACACACTTGGTGATGCTTATACCTTAGATTACTGGACTGATATGGCAAAAAGAGTAGAGGATATGGGAGCTGATTCTGTATGTATCAAAGATATGGCAGGACTTTTAGTTCCTCAGAAAGCAGACGAACTGGTTCGTGCGATCAAAGATGTGATCGATATCCCATTGGAGTTACATACACACTATACATCCGGTGTTGCTTCCATGACATACATGAAAGCAGTTGAGGCAGGATGCGATATCATTGATACAGCAATGTCTCCATTTGCACTTGGAACATCCCAGCCGGCTACTGAAGTTATGGTAGAGGCATTTAAGGGTACAGAGTTTGATACCGGTTTAGACCAGAACAAACTGGCTGAGATCGCAGATTACTTCCGTCCGATGAGAGAGGAAGCATTAGAGAGCGGTCTGATGAACCCGAAAGTATTAGGTGTAAACATCAAGACTTTATTATATCAGGTACCGGGTGGTATGTTATCCAACCTGATCTCCCAGTTAAAAGAGCAGGGCAAAGAAGACAAATACGAGGAAGTACTTGCAGAAGTACCACGTGTTCGTAAAGATCTCGGTGAGCCACCGCTTGTTACACCTTCTTCACAGATCGTTGGTACACAGGCTGTATTTAACGTATTAATGGGTGAGCGTTACAAAGTAGCTACCAAAGAGACAAAAGACGTTCTTCTCGGAAAATATGGTCAGACTGTAAAACCGTTCAATCCGGAAGTTGTCGATAAAGTATTAGGTGATGAGAAGAAGAATGCGATCACATGCCGACCGGCAGATCTGTTAGAGCCAGAACTTGACAAGATTGAAGCTGAGATGAAACAGTGGAAACAGCAGGATGAGGATGTATTATCCTACGCATTATTCCCACAGGTTGCAACTGAGTTCTTCAAATACCGTGAGGCACAGCAGAAAAAAGTAGATGCAACAATCGCAGATACAAAGAATGGTGCATATCCGGTATAATCAGAAATAATATTGACAAAAGATGTCATAACAGTATCTTAAGATACTGTTATGACATTTTTTTGTTTTGCAGAATGAACAATGTGAAATATTGCTTTTTGTATAAAAAAGAATTAGAATCATCCTATAAATTTTAAAGGATATGAAAAAATGAATGATTTTGAACGAAAGACTTTGCCAAAAAGTGGCATAGATACGGAAAACTGGTTTATAGAGAGTTATCAGAGACATAAAGGACATCCGATACAGATCCTGATAGCACTTTATAAAGGAAATTATCATAAATTTGTTATGGCTGTGATCTGTTTTTTTATAAAACATGCCTGCGTGTGGGTTCTTCCGATCATAACTGCAAATATTATCAATGATGTCACGACTGCAAATCCGGATACAGTCAGAAATATCTGGTTTAGTGTAATTCTTGAAACTGGTCTGATCGCACTGAATATTCCGATGAATTATCTTTATACATCTTATAAAAGTCTTGCAACGCGTTATGTGGAAACAGGACTCCGGAAAGCATTGATCCGGAAATTGCAACAGTTGTCAATTGCTTATCATGTGGAGACGCAGTCCGGCAGACTGCAGTCGAAGATCATGCGTGATGTGGAGGCTGTTGAAACACTTTCTACACAGATGTTCTTAAGTATTTTAAATATTGCGTTAAATATCGGGGTCGCACTGGTCGTTACAGCGTCGAAAAGCAGGATTGTGTTTGTCTTTTTCCTGCTGACTACTCCGGTTGCTGCAATTACCATGGTTTCGTTTCGTTCTGTCATGAAAAAACGTAATACGGAATTTCGAAAAGAAATGGAAGAAACGTCCGCTCGTGTGATGGAAATGGTGGAACTTGTTCCGGTGACAAGAGCGCATGCCTTAGAGGATGAAGAAGTACACAAAATGAGTGGACAGCTTTTTGCAGTTGCCGAAAAAGGATATAAACTGGATCTTGTACAGGCATTGTTTGGCTCGGTTGGATGGGCTGTATTTCAGGTGTTTCAGGTCGTTTGTCTTGCATTTACCGGCTATCTTGCGCTGCGCGGACGTATCATGGCGGGAGATATTACTCTTTATCAGAGCTATTTTGCAACAGTTGTCAATCAGGTGTCTGCAATCGTGACGCTTCTCCCGACAATCGCAAAGGGAATTGAATCTGTTAATTCCATTGGTGAAGTGCTACTTTCAGAGGATGTGGAACAGAATGAAGGCAAAAAACAGTTGGAGGATGTAACTGGAACTTTTGATTTCTGCGATGTTTCTTTTCATTATAAGAACAGTGATAAACCGGTGCTGAACCATTTTAATCTTCATATAAAACAGGGAGAGACAATCGCATTAGTCGGGGAGTCCGGTGCGGGAAAATCAACCATTTTGAATCTTGTGATCGGATTTCATCTTGCGGATGGGGGAAAAGTTCTTTTAGATGGTAATGATATGAAAGAAATAGATCTGCGTACATACAGAAAGCATCTGGCTGTTGTACCGCAGACATCCATTTTGTTTTCCGGAACTATCCGTGAAAATATTACATATGGGAACGAACATGTTACGGATGAAGAATTAGAACGTGTCATCCGGGCAGCAAATCTTACAGATCTGATGGAAAGTCTTCCACATGGTGTTGATACTGTAGTTGGAGAACATGGAGGAAAACTTTCAGGAGGACAAAGGCAGCGTATAGCAATTGCAAGAGCACTGATCCGTGACCCTGAAGTAATCGTTCTCGACGAAGCTACGTCTGCTTTGGACAGTATTTCTGAGAAACTGATACAGGAAGCACTTGGAAATCTTACAAAAGGACGGACAACATTTATAGTTGCACATCGTCTGTCGACGATCCGGGATGCGGATAAAATAGCGGTTCTTGCAGATGGACATTGTGTGGAATATGGTACATTTGAGGAGCTGATGGAACAAAAAGGTGAATTTTACAAAATGAAAATGATTCAAAGCTGACAAAAAGAAAAAGTTTTGGTATAATAGAAATGTTGGTGTGCAAAGACATATCACAAATTGCAGACAATGTCATAATCATGACAGGAACGAGGGGTTATGGGCAGTAAAAATGATTTGAGTAATCGGATCAACGAGTCATACAGTAAATTGAGCAAGGGACAGAAACTGCTTGCCACTTATATTACGGATAACTATGATAAAGCAGTATTTTTGACAGCAGCAAAATTAGGTGAGGTAGTCGGAGTCAGTGAATCCACGGTAGTACGCTTTGCCATGCACCTTGGTTATCGGGGATATCCTGAATTTCAGAGTGCCTTAGAGGAACTGGTGCGTAATAAATTAAATTCTATCCAGCGTATGGAAGTTACCTATGGCAGGATCAGCCAGTCAAAAATATTAGAATCTGTTTTAAAGTCAGATGCGGAAAAGATTAACAGTACACTGGAAAAAATAGACCAGACAGCATTTGAAATGGCGGTGGATACCATTTTACATGCAAAACACATTTATATAATAGGAATCAGAAGCTGTGCACCGCTTGCGTCATTTATGGCATTTTATTTTACTCTGATGTTTGAAAACGTACATCTGATACAGACAAGCAGTTCTAGTGAGATCTTTGAACAGATGGTACGTATCGGAAAAGAAGATGTGATCATTGGTATCAGTTTTCCAAGATATTCCATGCGTACACTAAAAGCAATGGAGTTTGCGAACAACCGCAGTGCGAAAGTTATTACATTAACAGACAGTGTACATTCGCCAATGAATTTATATTCTTCCTGCAACCTGATCGCGGACAGTGACATGGCTTCTATTGTCGATTCACTGGTTGCACCACTCAGTGTGATCAATGCCCTGATCGTTGCTCTTTGTATGAAAAAGCAGAGGGATGTGGCAAAGACGTTAGAAATGTTAGAAGGAATCTGGGATGAATATCAGGTTTATGAAAATGATGAGATCAATGCGATTGATGATTCGATAAAAATGCGATATGCTAAAATAGGAGACAGCGATTTTCATGAATAAAATCATTGTAATAGGTGGAGGACCGGCTGGAATGTTTGCTGCGATCGCCGCAGCAGAAGCAGGAAGTCAGGTTACACTGCTTGAGAAAAATGAAAAATTAGGAAAGAAACTATATATCACCGGGAAAGGACGCTGCAACATCACCAATGCAGGAGATATGGATAATCTCTTTGCTAATATCATGACCAATGCAAAGTTCTTGTACAGTGCGTTTTATTCTTATGATAATCAGAGAGTAATTGATTTTTTTGAAAGAAACGGACTTCGGACGAAGATAGAACGTGGAAACAGAGTGTTCCCTGTTTCAGATCATTCTTCAGATGTGATTGCCACATTACAAAAAGTGCTGAAAGAGAAAAAAGTAAAGATAATGCTGCATACACAGGTGCAGAGCCTGTTAGAGGAACCGTCTGTGGATGATATGTCCCAGAATGTTGTCACCGGGGTAAAGTTAGAAGACGGCACTACAATGCAGGCAGATGCGGTGATCGTTGCAACAGGCGGATTTTCCTATCAGACAACCGGATCTACCGGGGATGGTTACCGCTTTGCAAAGGAGATGGGGCATACGGTAACGGATATCCATCCGTCGCTTGTTCCCTTTCTTGCAAAAGAGGGATATGTGCAGCAGATGCAGGGACTGGCTTTAAAAAATGTAGAAGTGCGTATTTTAAATGGAAAGAAATTGTTATATCAGGAGTTCGGCGAGATGTTGTTTACGCATTTTGGCGTCAGCGGGCCATTGCTTTTGTCGGCAAGTGCGGCGATAAAACCGTCTCTTACGGCAGGAGAACTTTCCATGTTTATAGATCTAAAGCCGGCACTTAGCGAAGAACAGTTAGACCATCGCCTGCTGAGGGAGTTTGATGAGGCAAAAAATAAACAGTTTAAAAACTCGATTGGAGGACTTTTCCCGGCAAAAATGATCCCGGTAATGCTTGAACTTAGCGGAATCGATCCGGAGAAGAAAGTCAATGAGATCACAAAAGAAGAACGCAGATATTTTATCGGACTGATCAAGGCATTTCCTGTTACACTTTGCGGACTGCGCGATTTTAATGAGGCAATTATCACAAAGGGTGGCGTAAAGGTCAAGGAAGTGAATCCGTCCACGATGGAATCAAAACTGGTACCGCATTTATATTTCTGTGGAGAAGTGTTAGACCTTGATGCGATGACAGGTGGTTATAATTTACAGATTGCCTGGTCGACTGGATATCTTGCGGGGGTATCTGCTGCGCAGACAGAAAAATAAGGCATTTAAAAATTATGCTTTTGCAAGATGCAAAAAGCATATCTGGTTAAGATAGAAGGAGAAATAAAAAATGAGTATGAATATTGCAATTGACGGACCGGCAGGGGCAGGAAAAAGCACGATCGCAAAGCGCCTGGCAAAAAAACTTGGTTTTATCTACGTGGATACGGGAGCAATGTACCGCGCAATGGCGTATTATTTTTTACAGCATGATATTGATGCAAAAGATGAGAGTGCAATTGCGGCTGCCTGTCCGGATGTAGATGTTACGATTACCTATGAAAACGGCGAACAGCAGGTACTTTTAAACGGAGAGAATGTAAATGGTGTGATCCGTAATGAGGAAGTTGGAAATATGGCATCATCCACAAGTGTTTATCCGGTAGTCCGCGAAAAGTTAGTTGAGCTGCAGCGTCAGCTTGCAAAATCAGCAGATGTGATTATGGATGGAAGGGACATTGGAACATGTGTGCTTCCGGATGCCCAGGTGAAAATTTATCTGACAGCAAGTTCGGCAACACGTGCGAAACGTCGTTTCGATGAATTGACGGAAAAAGGTGTAAGCTGTGATCTTGCGGAAATTGAGAAAGATATCATCGACCGCGATTACCGCGATATGCACCGCGAAACATCACCGCTCTGTCAGGCAGAGGATGCTGTTTTAGTTGACAGCTCGGAAATGAATATTGATGAAGTGGTAGATGCCATTTATCAGGTTTATCTGAAGGCAGAAAAGGAAGTATAAAAAGGAAATCTGAAAATATGAAAGTAACATTGGCAAAAAGTGCGGGTTTTTGTTTTGGCGTGAAGCGTGCAGTCGATACCGTATATGAGCAGTTAGAAAAGAGTGTCAGCGGAAATCAGCCGATCTATACGTTTGGCCCGATCATTCACAACGAAGAAGTGGTGCATGACCTGGAAGAAAAAGGAGTGACTGTTTTAGAGAGCGTTGAAGAACTTGAAGAGAGGGCACCGCAGGGTGGAACAGTTATCATTCGTGCACATGGAGTGGAAAAGGGAATATCCGGAAAAATAAAAGAACTGGGTTATACACTTGTGGATGCAACCTGTCCGTTTGTGTTAAAGATACACCGCCTTGTGGAAAAATACAGTACCGATGGAGCACAGATTGTAATTATTGGAAATGAAAAACATCCTGAGGTGAAAGGAATCAAAAGCTGGTCGCTTGATCCGCATACGGCTGTGATCTCAACCCCGGAAGAAGCAGAAAAATATCAGGCAGAATCTGGGAAAAAGGTATGTATTGTAGCACAAACGACATTTAATTACAATAAATTTCAAGAATTAGTTGAAATTATAAATAAAAAAGGTTATGATATAATTGTTTTAAATACAATCTGCAATGCCACCGAGGAAAGACAGACTGAGGCAGCAAAGATTGCCCGTGATGTGGACGCCATGATTGTCATAGGGGGCAGAAATAGTTCCAATACGCAGAAGTTGTTTGAAATATGTAAAAACGAATGCAACAATACTTACTATATACAAACTGTAAAAGATTTGGATGTCACATGTTTTGAGTCCATCGATAACGTAGGTATTACCGCAGGGGCTTCTACCCCAAACAAAATTATTGAGGAGGTTCAAAAGAATGTCAGAAATGAGCTTTGAACAAATGCTGGAGGAATCATTTAAAACAATAAGAAATGGAGAGGTAGTTGAAGGTACCGTTATCGATGTAAAACCTGATGAGATCGTATTAAATATCGGCTACAAATCAGACGGAATCATTACTCGTAATGAATATACGAATGAAGCTAACGTTGATTTAAC
The Roseburia rectibacter DNA segment above includes these coding regions:
- a CDS encoding D-alanyl-D-alanine carboxypeptidase family protein, whose protein sequence is MWKKLLAWILITVILIVNGIQVVEAFEQSGNVQMEKIMGEPEQNSLYARSAVLMDADSGRILYEKNGHQAMANASTTKILTCIIALENCELDSEVTVSALAASQPKVHLGMREGQRFYLKDLLYGLMLESYNDCAVAIAEHIAGTTADFAAMMNDKAKEIGCEDSYFITPNGLDAKDEGGFHHTTAADLSLIMRYCIKGSKMAGQFLTITQEGQYQFHDMDGKNSYTCYNHNAFLQMMDGALSGKTGFTGNAGYCYIGALQRDDRTFIVALLACGWPNNKTYKWADAKKLMQYGITMFKKIKLDEIELNTKESAAVEVKGGQSKKIGGEVRTELEISPIEGLTELLIGNEQEIQVKYEVTPKLYAPVMNGDFAGEITYLLGDEILAKRTVTVKETVKKIDFCWCIKKAAELFPL
- a CDS encoding OadG family transporter subunit → MKKKLSLMLCLCFMVLAMTACGTDPKSVDYFGMSYSDIQDNMEQTVSALVSFSDEDIQSGAEYYDSNGMAAFAHLLTSWGETVPDLGSYQGLGELTVTKAQKTVTADQVLHFSDRDVVVSYVYEYNYETESPELTDASADLVYSLGEKMEKAGMNTLMGMGTVFVVLILISLIISCFKVIPYLQNKKANAGAKKEVADPVVDQIEQREEAASLTDDLELVAVISAAIAAAEGTSADGFVVRSIHRR
- a CDS encoding sodium ion-translocating decarboxylase subunit beta, with the protein product MSYFTETMGNLLHQTAFFNLTWGNFVMIFVACIFLYLAIAKGFEPLLLVPIAFGMLLVNIYPDIFATPEQMSNGVGGLFHYFYTLDEWSILPSLIFLGVGAMTDFGPLIANPISFLLGAAAQFGIFGAYFLAILMGFNDKAAAAVSIIGGADGPTSIFLAGKLGQSGLMGPIAVAAYSYMALVPIIQPPIMKLFTTKKERAIKMQNLRPVSKLEKILFPIVVTVVVCLILPTTAPLVGMLMLGNLFRECGVVRQLSETASNALMYIVVILLGTSVGASTSAEAFLNATTLKIVALGLIAFMFGTAAGVLFGKLLCFITKGKINPLIGSAGVSAVPMAARVSQKVGAEEDPTNFLLMHAMGPNVAGVIGTAVAAGVFMAIFGI
- the scpB gene encoding SMC-Scp complex subunit ScpB, with the protein product MEEKKYEAIVEAILFTMGESVELERIAKTLELDTEQTKKIVENLMKRYENDSIGIKIMELDGSYQMCTKGEMYEYLVKIAKQPKKHVLTDVLLETLSIIAYKQPITKAEIEKIRGVSCDHAVNKLVEYNLVCELGRLDAPGRPLLFGTTEEFLRSFGVHSIDELPVPSPVQVEEFKQEAEAEMHMKLDI
- a CDS encoding biotin/lipoyl-containing protein — encoded protein: MKSYTITVNGNVYDVTVEENGAVSAPAAAPRRAAAPAPAAAPKAAAPAGGAGNVKIEAGAAGKVFKIESSVGASVKKGDTILVLEIMKMETPVVATEDGTVASINVSVGDMVEAGALLATLNN
- a CDS encoding acyl-CoA carboxylase subunit beta: MNSSNDSLAMQRITKLVDENSFMEIGSLVTARNTDFNLADTDTPSDGVITGHGLVDGNLVFVYSQNAAVLNGTIGEMHAKKIAAVYDMAMKMGAPVIGFIDCAGMRLQESVDALNGFGEIYAKEVAASGVVPQISAIFGSCGGGLAVVPALSDFAFMESKGKMFINSPNAIDGNRIEKCDTSSAEFQSEKNGCIDAVGTEDEIIAQIRELVSILPLNNEGDVYTSECEDDLNRACENMAAMKGDPRYLLSEISDGHVFFETKKNYAKDMVTGFIQLNGMTVGAVANCSEVYDEEGKKAEEFSGALTARGCNKAAEFVNFCDAFEIPVLSLTNVKGYAATVCAEKGLAKALARMTMAFADATCPKVNVITGNAIGSAYVTMNSKAIGADFTYAWTDAKIGMMDGDLAAKIMYADASADELAAKAKEYDALQSSVMTAARRGYVDLILDPTDTRKYLVDAFELLYTKCAGVPDKKHGTK